Proteins encoded in a region of the Patagioenas fasciata isolate bPatFas1 chromosome 21, bPatFas1.hap1, whole genome shotgun sequence genome:
- the OLFML3 gene encoding olfactomedin-like protein 3: protein MWRLHSGAAMGPWRCLLLLLLAAALRAQQQQFMEYVERRLTLLEERISQWHDQSSRYSTELRDFKNQVLGMLEAAEKEREAMRTEAESAAVRVDRLEREVDYLEMQNPAPPCVEVDETLMEKQVATAKQRKNEKYTKLTDCSDTIASIRSMKILKRFGSTSGLWTKDAAGNSEKIYVFDGTANDTVYVFPRMREFTLFSATRKAARIKLPYPWVGTGHLVYNGHLYYIRQQGPFQVIKFNLANKTVVDSSVFPAEEQIPVFGLSPFTYIEVAADEEGLWAIYATKEDEKNICLAKLDPTSLDIEQMWDTPCPRENAEGAFVVCGALHVVYNTRLPSRSRVQCVFDVSGTLAPEDASLVYFPKRYGSHSGMKYSPHERQIYAWDDGYQIIYRMEMKKKLEV from the exons ATGTGGAGGCTGCACTCTGGGGCGGCCATGGGGCCCTGGcgctgcctgctgctcctgctcctcgccGCGGCCCTGCgtgcccagcagcagcagttcaTGGAGTACGTGGAGCGCCGCCTCACCCTCCTGGAG gaGAGGATCTCGCAGTGGCACGACCAGAGCAGCCGCTACTCCACGGAGCTGCGGGACTTCAAGAACcaggtgctggggatgctggaggcGGCGGAGAAGGAGCGGGAGGCGATGCGGACGGAGGCAGAGAGCGCAGCGGTGCGCGTGGACCGCCTGGAGCGCGAGGTGGACTACCTGGAGATGCAGAACCCCGCGCCGCCCTGCGTGGAGGTGGACGAGACGCTGATGGAGAAGCAGGTGGCCACGGCCAAGCAGAGGAAGAACGAGAAGTACACCAAGCTGACAG ACTGCAGTGACACCATCGCGAGCATCAGATCCATGAAGATCCTGAAGCGCTTCGGCAGCACCTCGGGGCTCTGGACCAAAGATGCCGCGGGGAACTCCGAGAAGATCTACGTCTTCGATGGCACTGCCAACGACACCGTGTACGTCTTCCCCCGCATGCGGGAGTTCACCCTCTTCTCTGCCACCCGCAAGGCCGCCCGCATCAAGCTGCCCTACCCCTGGGTGGGCACCGGGCACCTCGTCTACAACGGACACCTCTACTACATCCGCCAGCAGGGCCCCTTCCAGGTGATCAAGTTCAACCTGGCCAACAAGACGGTGGTGGACAGCTCGGTGTTCCCGGCCGAGGAGCAGATCCCCGTCTTCGGGCTCTCCCCGTTCACCTACATCGAGGTGGCGGCGGATGAGGAGGGGCTCTGGGCCATCTACGCCACCAAGGAGGATGAGAAGAACATATGCCTGGCCAAGCTGGACCCCACCTCGCTGGACATCGAGCAGATGTGGGACACGCCGTGCCCGCGGGAGAACGCCGAGGGCGCCTTCGTGGTGTGCGGGGCGCTGCACGTGGTCTACAACACCCGCCTGCCCAGCCGCTCCCGCGTGCAGTGCGTGTTCGACGTGAGCGGCACGCTGGCCCCCGAGGACGCCTCCCTCGTCTACTTCCCCAAGCGCTACGGCTCCCACTCCGGCATGAAGTACAGCCCCCACGAGAGGCAGATCTACGCCTGGGATGATGGCTACCAGATCATCTACCGCATGGAGATGAAGAAGAAGCTGGAGGTGTGA